From the Chiroxiphia lanceolata isolate bChiLan1 chromosome Z, bChiLan1.pri, whole genome shotgun sequence genome, one window contains:
- the PDE6B gene encoding rod cGMP-specific 3',5'-cyclic phosphodiesterase subunit beta produces the protein MSISQDDVEKFLDGNPAFAKQYFEKKLKTESWDNNESEILFELIQDMQESINMEKVVFKTLRRIRSLIHADRCSLFMYRQRNGTPELATRLFNIQEGSTLEECLVSPDCEIVYPLDIGIVGYVAQTKKTMNIKDVHECAQFSPFVDELTNYTTKNILATPILNGKDLVAVIVAINKLNGPHFTSSDETLFLKYLNFASLNLKIYHLSYLHNCETRRGQVLLWSANKVFEELTDIERQFHKAFYTVRAYLNCDRYSVGLLDMTKQKEFFDLWPVLLGEVPPYSGPRTPDGREIVFYKVIDYILHGKEDIKVIPNPTPDHWALVTGLPTYVAESGFICNIMNAAADEMFNFQEGPLDESGWTIKNVLSMPIVNKREEIVGVVTFYNRKDGKPFDEQDETLMESLTQFLGWSVLNTDTYDKMNKLENRKDIAQDMVLYHVKCDKDEIQEILPTREKLGKEPSECEEEELASILKEELPGPTKFEIYEFRFSDFDCTELELVKCGIQMYYELGVVKKFQIPQEVLVRFVYSVSKGYRKITYHNWRHGFNVAQTMFTLLMTGKLKRYYTDLEALAMVTAALCHDIDHRGTNNLYQMKSQNPLAKLHGSSILERHHLEFGKFLLSEESLNICQNLNRRQHEHVIHLMEIAIIATDLALYFKKRTMFQKIVDESKTYDSETAWTEYLSLETTKKEVVMAMMMTACDLSAITKPWEVQSKVALLVAAEFWEQGDLEISVLQQQPIPMMDRRKAAELPKLQVGFIDFVCTFVYKEFSRFHEEIQPMLDGLLNNRNEWKTRADEYDAKMKALEEEKKKEEERMAAKKDGITCNGGTAPASKTCSIL, from the exons ATGAGCATTAGTCAAGACGACGTGGAGAAGTTTCTTGATGGCAACCCTGCTTTTGCCAAGCAGTACTttgagaagaaactgaaaacagagtCATGGGATAACAATGAGAGTGAAATACTTTTTGAGTTGATCCAAGACATGCAAGAAAGCATCAACATGGAGAAAGTTGTTTTCAAGACCTTGAGAAGAATCAGGTCCCTTATTCACGCTGACCGCTGCAGTCTTTTCATGTACAGGCAGAGAAATGGCACACCTGAACTGGCAACAAGGCTTTTCAACATCCAAGAGGGAAGTACTCTGGAGGAATGTCTGGTGTCCCCAGACTGCGAGATTGTCTATCCATTGGACATAGGCATTGTGGGTTATGTTGCACAGACCAAGAAAACCATGAACATCAAGGATGTCCACGAG tGTGCCCAGTTCAGTCCATTTGTCGATGAGCTCACCAACTATACTACAAAAAACATCCTTGCGACACCCATCTTGAATGGCAAAGATTTGGTTGCTGTCATTGTGGCTATTAACAAACTGAACGGCCCACACTTCACCAGTTCTGATGAAACA ctttttctgaaataccTGAATTTTGCATCCTTGAACTTGAAAATTTATCACTTGAGCTATCTTCACAACTGTGAGACTCGAAGAGGCCAG GTGCTGTTGTGGTCTGCAAATAAGGTTTTTGAGGAACTGACCGACATTGAGAGGCAGTTCCACAAGGCTTTTTACACGGTGAGGGCATACTTGAACTGCGACCGGTACTCAGTAGGTCTCCTGGACATGACGAAGCAGAAG gAATTTTTTGACCTGTGGCCAGTCCTACTGGGAGAAGTACCCCCGTATTCAGGGCCTCGCACTCCGGATGGCAGG GAAATAGTCTTTTACAAGGTCATTGATTATATATTACATGGAAAAGAAGACATTAAAGTCATTCC aaATCCTACCCCGGATCACTGGGCACTAGTTACTGGACTGCCAACCTATGTGGCTGAAAGTGGATTT ATTTGCAACATTATGAATGCTGCTGCAGATGAGATGTTTAACTTTCAG GAAGGTCCTCTAGATGAATCAGGATGGACTATCAAAAATGTTCTCTCCATGCCAATTGTGaacaaaagggaagaaattgttGGTGTCGTCACATTTTATAACAGAAAAGATGGGAAACCATTTGATGAACAGGATGAAACCCTCATGGAG TCCTTGACGCAGTTCCTGGGTTGGTCTGTGCTCAACACAGACACATATGATAAGATGAACAAGCTGGAGAACCGGAAGGACATTGCTCAGGACATGGTGCTCTACCACGTGAAATGTGACAAGGATGAAATCCAGGAAATTCTG CCAACACGAGaaaagctggggaaggagccaAGTGAGTGTGAGGAAGAGGAACTGGCAAGCATTCTG AAAGAAGAGCTCCCGGGTCCCACTAAGTTCGAAATCTATGAGTTCAGGTTCTCTGATTTTGACTGCACCGAGCTGGAGCTGGTGAAGTGTGGCATTCAGATGTACTACGAGCTCGGCGTGGTGAAAAAGTTCCAGATCCCACAGGAG GTTCTGGTGAGGTTTGTGTACTCTGTCAGCAAAGGCTACCGGAAGATAACTTACCACAACTGGCGCCATGGCTTCAATGTTGCACAGACCATGTTCACTCTCCTGATG ACTGGCAAACTGAAGCGTTACTACACAGACCTTGAAGCCCTTGCAATGGtaactgctgctctgtgccatgaTATTGACCACAGGGGAACCAACAACCTTTACCAAATGAA ATCTCAAAATCCCTTAGCTAAACTTCATGGATCCTCAATTTTAGAGAGACATCACTTGGAATTTGGAAAATTCTTGCTCTCTGAGGAG tcaCTGAATATATGTCAGAACCTCAACCGCAGACAGCACGAGCACGTGATTCACCTGATGGAAATTGCCATTATAGCAACAGACCTGGCACTCTACTTCAA aaagagaacaatGTTTCAAAAGATCGTTGACGAGTCTAAGACATATGATAGTGAGACTGCCTGGACTGAATACCTGTCTCTGGAGACAACAAAGAAAGAGGTTGTCAT GGCAATGATGATGACTGCCTGTGACTTGTCAGCAATCACAAAGCCTTGGGAAGTCCAGAGTAAG GTAGCTCTACTGGTAGCAGCTGAGTTCTGGGAGCAAGGAGACTTAGAAATAAGCGTCCTTCAGCAACAGCCTATT CCCATGATGGACAGAAGGAAAGCTGCTGAGCTTCCAAAGCTTCAAGTGGGTTTCATTGACTTTGTGTGTACGTTTGTCTATAAG
- the LOC116780626 gene encoding purpurin, with protein sequence MKYAQYVFLASVFSTVGYSLAQTCAVESFSVKDNFDPKRYAGKWYALAKKDPEGLFLQDNISAEYTVEEDGTMTASSKGRVKLFGFWVICADMAAQYTVPDPTTPAKMYMTYQGLASYLSSGGDNYWVIDTDYDNYAITYACRSLKEDGSCDDGYSLIFSRNPRGLPPAIQRIVRQKQEEICMSGQFQPVLQSGAC encoded by the exons ATGAAATACGCGCAGTACGTTTTCCTGGCCTCGGTCTTCTCCACTGTTGGATATAGCCTAGCTCAGACCTGCGCAGTGGAGTCTTTCTCTGTGAAAGACAATTTTGATCCAAAAAGG TATGCAGGGAAATGGTATGCCCTGGCCAAGAAGGATCCAGAAGGCCTTTTCCTTCAGGACAACATCTCTGCTGAATACACCGTGGAGGAAGATGGCACAATGACAGCGTCTTCCAAAGGCCGAGTGAAGCTTTTTGG TTTCTGGGTGATCTGTGCTGACATGGCTGCTCAGTACACCGTACCTGACCCAACCACTCCAGCAAAAATGTACATGACCTACCAGGGACTGGCCAGCTACCTCTCCAGTGGTG GGGACAACTACTGGGTGATTGACACCGACTACGACAACTACGCCATCACCTACGCCTGCCGCAGCCTGAAGGAGGACGGCTCCTGTGACGACGGCTACTCCCTGATCTTCTCACGCAACCCCCGCGGCCTCCCCCCGGCCATCCAGCGCATTGTGCGccagaagcaggaagaaatcTGCATGTCTGGCCAGTTCCAGCCCGTGCTGCAGTCAG gggCCTGCTAA